In Deltaproteobacteria bacterium, the genomic window TGCAGACCAAAAACGAGAGCGCCCTCGAAGCGGTGCGCCTGGCGGAAGCGGAAATGCGCCGCATGCGCGAGGAGTTGGTGAGCGAGCAGGAGCTGAGCGATGCCAAAGACTTTCTCACCGGCAGTTTTCCGCTGCGCTTCGATACCAACCGCAAGGTCGCCAATTTTCTCGCCAGCGTCGAGTACTACCAGCTCGGGCTCGACTATCCGCAGAATTATTACGGCTTGATTCAGAAGGTGGCCCGCGCCGACGTGCAGCGGGTGGCGCAGAAATATCTTTTGCCGGATAAGCTGATTACCGTGATTGTCGGCAATCAGGGCAAGATCGGTGGCAATTGAAGATTGAAAATGGCAAACCGAGGACCCCAAGCTAGAAGGCTTTCATCTTCTATTTTCCGTTTGGGAAAAACAGAGTCTCGGCTTCGGCGATGTCATCGACATCGTCAACCCGCTGCAGCATCTGCCGATCGTTTCAACCTTTTATCGCAATCTCACCGGCGACCAGATCGGTGCCGTGCCGCGCCTGGTCGGTGGCGCGCTGTGGGGACGGGTCGGCGGGTTTGTCGCGGGCATTGTCAATTCCGTGGTTGAATGGTTTACCGGCAAGGACGTCGGCGATCATCTTTACTCAGCCTTCTTCGGTCCGCCGAAGGCGCCGCCTGCGGCGTTGGCAGCGGGGCCCACCAGCGCGCCCTCTGTGGTCGCCAAAGCGATGCCGCCGGCAGCGGTGAGCGAGACGGACGCGCTGATTATTGCCAATCCACCGGGGCAGTTGGTGCCAGTGGAAGAACGGGCGATCGTCGAGTCGACCTTGCGTTCTTCCGAGGAGACTCAAAGCGCAGTTCCGGAGACCACCGAAAGCAAAGAAGTTCCAACCATCGATGAAACGCCTTGGAGCGCGGCGTCGGCGCTGCATATTTTTCAAGCCTACGACGGCAAGATCAAGCACGATGACGATGCGCCGCTGCTGCGCTACATCGCTTAGCAGTCCCCGTTTGCAATCGGTTTTTTCTTGAAGCGCGGCCGCCGGCAGTGATAGCTTCCGGAACAAAGGAAGCTATCGATGACCCAAACACCGCCCCAAGTTCACCCCATTGGCTCTGCCATTGCCGTTGATGCAACGCTTAGCTCCACCCCCGATACTGTGTTGTGGGGCTACATCGCGGCAAATCTTGCACCGGCGCTAACGATACAGTCCGGACAAACTGTCGAGATAGAAACTTTGTCGCATCAGGGTTTGGTCGCTGCCAAGGACCCGGAAAAGTTTTTTGGCGACTATGGCATCGCCGCCAACGAGGTTCTGGCCGACGCCAAGGCGCTCTACGCCGGCATGAAGCGGCCCAAGGGCGCCAGCGTGCATGTGCTCACCGGACCCATCTACGTTGAGGGCGCCGAGCCCGGCGATGCGTTGGAAGTGCGCGTGCGCGATATCAAGTTTCGCGTGCCCTACGGTGTTAACAACACGGGACCGGGAAAGGGCGTGCTGCCGAAGTTGTTGGCGGCGCCGTCGCAGAAATTGATTCGGCTCGATTTGGAACGGCGCGTGGCGCTGTTCTCTGACGATGTGCAGATCCCGCTGAGCCCATTTATGGGCATCATGGCCGTATCGCCGCCGACCAGCTTGGGGATGGTCTCGTCGACACCGCCAGGGGCGTGGGGCGGCAATATCGACTTGAAGTACACCGGGATCGGTTCGTCGCTGTTTCTGCCGGTCTTCAACCGAGGCGGCCAGTTCTTTACCGGCGACGGTCACGCGGTGCAGGGAGATGGAGAAGTCGACGGCGGGGCGATCGAGATTTCACTCAAACCGACGCTGCAATTTGTTTTGCATAAAAAGAAACACTTGAAGCAGCCACGGGTCGAAACCGCGACCGATTATCTCACCACCGGACTCGATGTCGATCTAAACGTCGCCACGCGCGTCGCGCTGCAGGAAGCGGTGGATTTTCTGCAGGCCGAGAAGGGCTTGACGGCGGCCGATGCCTATGCGCTGTGCAGCTTGGCTGTGGACTTGGGCATTGGCGAAGCGGTCGACGTCGTCAACCTGGTCTACGCCAAGATCCCCAAGCATTTGTTCAAAAACAATCCACCCTTTTGGCTCGATTAATGTGCCGCGCAGTTGGACGCGAGCGCCGTCATTCGTGGGGTTTGCGATCGCTCGACTCGACGACTTCCAGGCCGTTGCGCTGCACCATCATCGAAGCAATGACGGATAGAAGCAGCGCGCTGCCGATAACGCCGAGCGAAATTCCGATGGGTATTTTGTAGACATCCACCAGCATCATTTTGACGCCGACAAAACAAAGCACAAACGAGAGCGCCACTTTTAAGTAGACGAACATGTTCATGACACCGGCGAGCATGAAATAGAGCGCGCGCAGGCCGAGAATCGCGAACACATTGGAAGTGTAGACGATGAACGGATCCGAGGTGATGGCGAAGATCGCCGGAATCGAGTCCACGGCGAAGATGACATCAGTGGTTTCGACCACGATCAGCACCAGCATCAAAAGAGTCGCATAGGTTTTGCCGTCGCGTTTGATGAAAAAACTCTGGCCATGGTACTCCTTGACGACCGGCACCCAGCGCGAGAAGAGTCGCACCACGGGATTTTTCTCGGGCTCGATTTTCTCATCGCCCTGGAAGAACATCTTGATGCCGGTGAAAACCAGGAAGGCTCCGAAGACGTAAATCATCCAGTGAAAGTTGCTCAGCAGCGCCGAGCCGGTGGCGATGAAAATCGCTCTCAAAATAAGCGCACCGAGAATGCCCCAAAATAACACCCGGTGTTGGTACTCGCTCGGCGTATTGAAGTACTGAAAGACCATCAGAAACACAAAGAGGTTGTCGACGCTGAGCGACTTTTCGATGACGTAACCGGTGAGAAACTCCAGCGCCTTGTCTTGGCCCCAGTAGAAATAAATTCCCAGGTTGAAGATCATCGCCAGGGTGACCCAAACGACACTCCAAATCGACGCTTCCTTGATCGATACCGCGTGTGCCTTGCGGTGAAACACGCCCAGGTCCAAGGCGAGCATGCCAAGGACAAACACGTTGTAAACAATCCAGAGAATCAAACGATCCGAATCCATAGAATCTCCGCTGCAAGAGAAGATAGGCGGCGCGCGTTGACGCCAAAGATGAGCCCCAAGGCGAGCATCCAGTTGAGAAAGGAGCGAAACACAGTACCTATCGGTAACCACTCCGTCGGTTCGAGTCAATACACCACCAGCTTGCGTTGTAGGTTGTTTTTGGCGCCCCTTTTTTGGCGTTATGTCCTAGAAAAAAGCGTCAAGCTTTTAGCGATGTCACAAGCACTCCGGTTGGCGCGCTCCGTGCATGTCGGAAACGGCTAGGACAGAGCCGTCAGATAATTTGAGAGGCTGTTAGGCGAGGTGCCGATGAACCGTGGAATCAAGATCGAGTACATTTATTCAGCCTGCGTTGTGATCTCCACTCCGAATGCACGGATCCTCTGTGACCCCTGGTTTACGGAGGGGATTTACGACGGCTCCTGGTTTCACTTTCCCAA contains:
- a CDS encoding acetamidase; translation: MTQTPPQVHPIGSAIAVDATLSSTPDTVLWGYIAANLAPALTIQSGQTVEIETLSHQGLVAAKDPEKFFGDYGIAANEVLADAKALYAGMKRPKGASVHVLTGPIYVEGAEPGDALEVRVRDIKFRVPYGVNNTGPGKGVLPKLLAAPSQKLIRLDLERRVALFSDDVQIPLSPFMGIMAVSPPTSLGMVSSTPPGAWGGNIDLKYTGIGSSLFLPVFNRGGQFFTGDGHAVQGDGEVDGGAIEISLKPTLQFVLHKKKHLKQPRVETATDYLTTGLDVDLNVATRVALQEAVDFLQAEKGLTAADAYALCSLAVDLGIGEAVDVVNLVYAKIPKHLFKNNPPFWLD
- a CDS encoding TerC family protein, translating into MDSDRLILWIVYNVFVLGMLALDLGVFHRKAHAVSIKEASIWSVVWVTLAMIFNLGIYFYWGQDKALEFLTGYVIEKSLSVDNLFVFLMVFQYFNTPSEYQHRVLFWGILGALILRAIFIATGSALLSNFHWMIYVFGAFLVFTGIKMFFQGDEKIEPEKNPVVRLFSRWVPVVKEYHGQSFFIKRDGKTYATLLMLVLIVVETTDVIFAVDSIPAIFAITSDPFIVYTSNVFAILGLRALYFMLAGVMNMFVYLKVALSFVLCFVGVKMMLVDVYKIPIGISLGVIGSALLLSVIASMMVQRNGLEVVESSDRKPHE